One window from the genome of Paramisgurnus dabryanus chromosome 22, PD_genome_1.1, whole genome shotgun sequence encodes:
- the trim55b gene encoding tripartite motif-containing protein 55b isoform X2, with protein sequence MDSLEKQLICPICLELFTKPVVILPCQHNLCRKCANDIYQSSNPYLPTRGGTSMSGGRFRCPSCRHEVVMDRHGVYGLQRNLLVENIIDMYKQQFISNSSRPSPESKVDQPMCEVHEDEKINIYCLTCGVPTCSMCKVFGSHKDCEVAPLDSIFQTKKTELTDGIAMMVSNNDRIQGIISQLEETCRTIEENGRRQKSQVCEKFDHLYAILEDRKREMDLKVAGEKEEKLNYINGLRKKYGDHLDSMTKIMETGIQTLEEPEMAVFLKNAKSLFQKITEVSNTSHLERVERGYESMDHYYVSFKKEGKALRNIDFAREDEEDDDDDDEDEAAVDSGPRTEQTALGGPDTLGNLDEPLPPLLPPQTPNKQTKTSTTSS encoded by the exons ATGGACAGCTTAGAAAAGCAGCTCATTTGTCCCATTTGTCTGGAATTGTTCACCAAACCCGTTGTGATTCTTCCTTGTCAACACAATCTGTGTCGGAAATGTGCTAATGATATTTACCAG TCTTCAAATCCATACCTTCCCACTAGAGGAGGTACATCGATGTCAGGTGGCCGTTTCAGGTGTCCGTCCTGCCGGCATGAAGTTGTAATGGATCGTCATGGGGTCTACGGTCTGCAGAGAAATCTTCTGGTGGAAAACATCATTGACATGTACAAACAGCAGTTCATCAG TAACAGCAGCAGACCATCTCCTGAGAGCAAGGTTGACCAGCCGATGTGTGAGGTCCATGAAGACGAGAAAATCAACATCTACTGCCTGACCTGCGGTGTCCCCACTTGTTCTATGTGTAAAGTGTTTGGCTCTCATAAGGACTGTGAAGTGGCTCCCCTTGACAGCATATTCCAgacaaaaaag ACAGAGCTCACGGATGGAATAGCAATGATGGTGAGCAATAATGACAGGATCCAAGGCATCATCAGTCAGTTAGAGGAGACCTGCAGGACCATAGAG GAAAATGGAAGGCGACAAAAATCCCAGGTGTGTGAAAAGTTCGACCACTTGTACGCTATTCTGGAGGACAGGAAAAGAGAGATGGACCTGAAAGTGGCCGGTGAAAAGGAAGAGAAATTGAACTATATCAATGGCCTCAGAAAGAAATACGGAGATCATCTGGATTCCATGACCAAAATCATGGAAACAGGAATCCAAACACTGGAAGAACCAGAGATGGCTGTTTTCTTAAAG AATGCCAAATCCCTCTTTCAGAA aATTACAGAGGTATCGAATACCTCTCACCTAGAGAGAGTAGAGCGTGGATATGAGAGCATGGATCATTATTATGTGAGCTTCAAGAAAGAAGGCAAGGCCCTACGCAATATTGACTTTGCCAGAG AAGACGAAGAAGATGACGATGATGACGATGAAGATGAGGCTGCCGTTGATTCCGGACCCCGGACAGAACAGACAGCTTTAGGTGGGCCGGACACACTGGGCAATTTGGACGAACCTCTACCTCCCCTCCTGCCTCCACAAAccccaaacaaacaaacaaaaacatctaCCACATCATCCTAA
- the trim55b gene encoding tripartite motif-containing protein 55b isoform X3 — protein sequence MDSLEKQLICPICLELFTKPVVILPCQHNLCRKCANDIYQSSNPYLPTRGGTSMSGGRFRCPSCRHEVVMDRHGVYGLQRNLLVENIIDMYKQQFISSRPSPESKVDQPMCEVHEDEKINIYCLTCGVPTCSMCKVFGSHKDCEVAPLDSIFQTKKTELTDGIAMMVSNNDRIQGIISQLEETCRTIEENGRRQKSQVCEKFDHLYAILEDRKREMDLKVAGEKEEKLNYINGLRKKYGDHLDSMTKIMETGIQTLEEPEMAVFLKNAKSLFQKITEVSNTSHLERVERGYESMDHYYVSFKKEGKALRNIDFAREDEEDDDDDDEDEAAVDSGPRTEQTALGGPDTLGNLDEPLPPLLPPQTPNKQTKTSTTSS from the exons ATGGACAGCTTAGAAAAGCAGCTCATTTGTCCCATTTGTCTGGAATTGTTCACCAAACCCGTTGTGATTCTTCCTTGTCAACACAATCTGTGTCGGAAATGTGCTAATGATATTTACCAG TCTTCAAATCCATACCTTCCCACTAGAGGAGGTACATCGATGTCAGGTGGCCGTTTCAGGTGTCCGTCCTGCCGGCATGAAGTTGTAATGGATCGTCATGGGGTCTACGGTCTGCAGAGAAATCTTCTGGTGGAAAACATCATTGACATGTACAAACAGCAGTTCATCAG CAGCAGACCATCTCCTGAGAGCAAGGTTGACCAGCCGATGTGTGAGGTCCATGAAGACGAGAAAATCAACATCTACTGCCTGACCTGCGGTGTCCCCACTTGTTCTATGTGTAAAGTGTTTGGCTCTCATAAGGACTGTGAAGTGGCTCCCCTTGACAGCATATTCCAgacaaaaaag ACAGAGCTCACGGATGGAATAGCAATGATGGTGAGCAATAATGACAGGATCCAAGGCATCATCAGTCAGTTAGAGGAGACCTGCAGGACCATAGAG GAAAATGGAAGGCGACAAAAATCCCAGGTGTGTGAAAAGTTCGACCACTTGTACGCTATTCTGGAGGACAGGAAAAGAGAGATGGACCTGAAAGTGGCCGGTGAAAAGGAAGAGAAATTGAACTATATCAATGGCCTCAGAAAGAAATACGGAGATCATCTGGATTCCATGACCAAAATCATGGAAACAGGAATCCAAACACTGGAAGAACCAGAGATGGCTGTTTTCTTAAAG AATGCCAAATCCCTCTTTCAGAA aATTACAGAGGTATCGAATACCTCTCACCTAGAGAGAGTAGAGCGTGGATATGAGAGCATGGATCATTATTATGTGAGCTTCAAGAAAGAAGGCAAGGCCCTACGCAATATTGACTTTGCCAGAG AAGACGAAGAAGATGACGATGATGACGATGAAGATGAGGCTGCCGTTGATTCCGGACCCCGGACAGAACAGACAGCTTTAGGTGGGCCGGACACACTGGGCAATTTGGACGAACCTCTACCTCCCCTCCTGCCTCCACAAAccccaaacaaacaaacaaaaacatctaCCACATCATCCTAA
- the trim55b gene encoding tripartite motif-containing protein 55b isoform X1, producing MDSLEKQLICPICLELFTKPVVILPCQHNLCRKCANDIYQSSNPYLPTRGGTSMSGGRFRCPSCRHEVVMDRHGVYGLQRNLLVENIIDMYKQQFIRLDLENEYLTKLSWVVLTWLKKDALCFDKVILDVRPSHSLIYYYQSNSSRPSPESKVDQPMCEVHEDEKINIYCLTCGVPTCSMCKVFGSHKDCEVAPLDSIFQTKKTELTDGIAMMVSNNDRIQGIISQLEETCRTIEENGRRQKSQVCEKFDHLYAILEDRKREMDLKVAGEKEEKLNYINGLRKKYGDHLDSMTKIMETGIQTLEEPEMAVFLKNAKSLFQKITEVSNTSHLERVERGYESMDHYYVSFKKEGKALRNIDFAREDEEDDDDDDEDEAAVDSGPRTEQTALGGPDTLGNLDEPLPPLLPPQTPNKQTKTSTTSS from the exons ATGGACAGCTTAGAAAAGCAGCTCATTTGTCCCATTTGTCTGGAATTGTTCACCAAACCCGTTGTGATTCTTCCTTGTCAACACAATCTGTGTCGGAAATGTGCTAATGATATTTACCAG TCTTCAAATCCATACCTTCCCACTAGAGGAGGTACATCGATGTCAGGTGGCCGTTTCAGGTGTCCGTCCTGCCGGCATGAAGTTGTAATGGATCGTCATGGGGTCTACGGTCTGCAGAGAAATCTTCTGGTGGAAAACATCATTGACATGTACAAACAGCAGTTCATCAGGTTAGATCTGGAAAATGAATATCTCACGAAGCTGTCATGGGTTGTCCTTACATGGCTTAAAAAAGATGCCTTGTGCTTTGATAAAGTAATTCTGG ATGTCAGACCTTCCCACTCATTGATCTATTATTATCAAAGTAACAGCAGCAGACCATCTCCTGAGAGCAAGGTTGACCAGCCGATGTGTGAGGTCCATGAAGACGAGAAAATCAACATCTACTGCCTGACCTGCGGTGTCCCCACTTGTTCTATGTGTAAAGTGTTTGGCTCTCATAAGGACTGTGAAGTGGCTCCCCTTGACAGCATATTCCAgacaaaaaag ACAGAGCTCACGGATGGAATAGCAATGATGGTGAGCAATAATGACAGGATCCAAGGCATCATCAGTCAGTTAGAGGAGACCTGCAGGACCATAGAG GAAAATGGAAGGCGACAAAAATCCCAGGTGTGTGAAAAGTTCGACCACTTGTACGCTATTCTGGAGGACAGGAAAAGAGAGATGGACCTGAAAGTGGCCGGTGAAAAGGAAGAGAAATTGAACTATATCAATGGCCTCAGAAAGAAATACGGAGATCATCTGGATTCCATGACCAAAATCATGGAAACAGGAATCCAAACACTGGAAGAACCAGAGATGGCTGTTTTCTTAAAG AATGCCAAATCCCTCTTTCAGAA aATTACAGAGGTATCGAATACCTCTCACCTAGAGAGAGTAGAGCGTGGATATGAGAGCATGGATCATTATTATGTGAGCTTCAAGAAAGAAGGCAAGGCCCTACGCAATATTGACTTTGCCAGAG AAGACGAAGAAGATGACGATGATGACGATGAAGATGAGGCTGCCGTTGATTCCGGACCCCGGACAGAACAGACAGCTTTAGGTGGGCCGGACACACTGGGCAATTTGGACGAACCTCTACCTCCCCTCCTGCCTCCACAAAccccaaacaaacaaacaaaaacatctaCCACATCATCCTAA